caagtgcgagtcggactcgcccaccgagggttccgtactttttagtatttgttgttatagcggcaacagaaatacatcatattctgtgaaaatttcaactgtctagctagcacggttcatgagatacagcctgatgacagacagacggacaaacggacagcggagttttagtaatagggtcccgtttttaccctttaggtacggaaccctaaaaagtacatcGTTCATCTTGGcgaacaaatataaaaacaataaaagcatatataactatagatttatgttatttttttgcttttacgGATACATAAGTAGCAACCCtcgtatatatttgtgttcaggacatcatactcAATGCATTGAattaccaaatatacccatatccgagatgactTAAGCGAAAATTGATTTCTAGAAAACTTTTAGGCAAAATAACGACTGACTATACACTTTAGTATACCTATACAGTACCTACTCAATTTTGCTTGCTTCCAGTCTTGCTGGAAGGCCACGAAACATGGATGGGTAGCCGTAAAGATAAGGATCTTCTCATAGATATGGGTCGGACATTAGTCTATGATCTAGTGCGTAAAGCAGAAACAGTATGGGGTTTAAAAGACGATTTCGGGAAGTACAAAACTTTTGGCATTGGAGAAAAAGTATATCTTATACGCacgaaaatggcacaaatgctTCGACTTTCTATGCGAAGTCAAAATACGTATAGAACACGGACAACCGCTCAGGTAACTACCTACGAGTATGACGGTGTACTTCTGTTTAGGCCAAATACCTTTcatcaaatttcacttcccataCAACTTATAGTAGTTTTATTTCCCAAATGaatctttagcaaatttacacttcgcatttaatttatttggtcaaaatataatttggcgtgattttattttgtcaaattttattaagacaaaaacttatttagcaATAGTAGATTggtaaccaagggatgaaatgatgcctttcacccgagttaaacactctacttttcatttcgaatacgaggaaagtaaaatgcatgtgtttttttttaaaaacatgactaagtttacatttttatagtatatcttgagggtactttcaattaacaatttaggcaaagtattgttatttatgaaaagcggagttaaatatcagaatggaaattttataacaaattcatttaaacctaaacttcaattgcttattgtaaaaaaaaaatcgtacttgaaacgtaaaatgctctagtgcagacacgtatcattttctgcacaccttttagaaaaacaatgactctctttcagagcatgaggaATGAAAACGTTTTTTATTGGCTTAAAAATGTTTGATTAAATTGTCACTTCACAAATTTGGCAAATTATACTGGATTCTATTACACCACGGGCCTTGATACTAAACACTTCATCATTTTCTCTTGatatatcaaaattaaacaCTGTAGTGTCATGCACTGAGTCGTCACCTTTCCACGCACCACGTACTTGTACAAGCATAGATTGAGGGCGCCCGCGCAATCCAGCGCAGCGCGGTCGGCGAGCTCAAGGCTAATCATCGTTACCGAAGATCCGTCGTCGATAAATGCATTTACACTGCAAATGCCATTAGGACCGTAATCTTTAATTGGCACTACCTTCAAAAACACTTTAGTGTCCGTCGTTTTCACGTAGTTAACGTAGCCAGCTCCGAGGTCGAAGTTTCGGTCGAGTCCGTGCTCGGTGGATCAGCGCTGTTGCGGCCAACAAAATGAAGCAACTGATGATGTTCGCCGCCGCAGTTATCTATATCACATACGGGAGCGGAGCAGGATTAGCTTGCAAACACTTAAAGCAAACATTACAGCGTTTAACATATCGCCAGCGGTCCTTACGCAACGCCTTCTTAAACTTCTTACACTCGGTCAGTTTATGTGCAGACATTTTACAATACTGACAGTTTACGTTAGTAATACTGTGGTTCATCTAGCTGTCCGCTTGCACTAGTACAGCTTGCGCCCGAGTGACATGTTTGTTGCTATTGTGTTGTGTATTCATAGTGCACATTAAACTTGCGTTCGCTGTGGCCGATATCTTTTCCGCCTCTAGGCTAAGAAACTCAGATAATATCTCCAATCGCGCTTTTATCACTTTGAAATCAGCACGGGTGGAATTTTGGACAGTACGATTGATGAAATAGTCACATCATGCATGTAGTTCGCGGCCGACTGCGCGTATCGCTTCAGTAAAGTTttgtattttcacagaaaatgcaACGATATCACTGTGATAATCGAGCGATACTGGGCGAATTTTCGTTATATCGTTcatcaatttaaataaaatagtgttACCTAATTGTAGTTCCATTGTCGCGATGAGCTTGTCGGGCGAGGAAGCACTAATTAAAAGAGCTGACACAGCATCTTTTGCAGCACCACGTAGACACTTCCTTAGCCTCCACATGTTCTCAGCTGGGCTTAAACCGCACACCTCGGTTGACTCCATGTACGCCTGTTTAAACTGTAGCCACTCCATATCGGGTCTCCGGAAAATACTGGTAGGTCTCGCGAAGTGCTAATTTTGCTAAGTAGGCTTGCATTGGGTTTATTATTAGCAGAGGCAACGGCTAAGTCTTTGATAGCGCTCGCTAGTATCGCGAAACTGTCAGCAGTGACTACCGCCGACTGGCGGTCATTTTGTTTCTCTATGTTACTTACAGAGAAGGTGGCTACGTTGTCATGTGCGCTTGCGAACGACTTATTACCGGCTTGAGTATCGGCGACGAGCGCCGGCTGGCGCAGCTCGACCGAGTTATTTTCATAAGTGTGATCTTGCTGCTCCTCATGTAGTTCCTGCTGCGGTGGTTCGTGTTTGTCGAGCCAGTCTTTGACATCGCTAATAGAGCCCGCATATGACTGTTGCCTACTATTGTTTTGTTCATCTAACTCGGTTAAGTCGGCCTGTAATTGTTTCTGGATGAGCTGCAACTGAATAGCGGCTTTTTGTTTCTCTGCCTCTAGTTCAAGCCGCTTGCGTCTGGTCTCACTAAGTCTGGCCCTCTGGAATAAAggtccgcggtgtcgccactcaccgtcagctcgccacaagctgccagCCCCCAGGATGCGTTGTGTGTAGAATGCCTCCCTCAAGTCCatattttacttattaaaaatataaattaatacaatatttattttgttatattaagTCACAGATATATTGACAACCATACCATATTTTGGAATTTTTGGATTTTGTATGAAGGAAtcacaatagggatgatgacacatgttgaattttataacaaaatctagaaAAATAGATAGTAAATGAACAATTTATTatgataatgtggatattaaaataatatatagaaatgattaaaaaatacaggatctgaaagttttttttacttacaaaaaggaataaagtaaagacACCATTggattccttgcattttatccaaaaaaatattttatagctaCTATATGcataaatgcaatatttcaccgacaaaatcgcagtTTTACTTAtcttccatacattcaagatgggctttcagtgaccttgacgtgacgtcacgttcacgtcatcgttttgttaggagcgtttcgcgagtgaagtacgattgtcggactttgactatcatttttgacttttgtattgctttaatgcccaTGGTCTcgtatagacatttgatcccaaaaacaaacctgaataaaaaattgtcatcaagcctatttTTCACGACTTTTCCCAACTAACTTTGGAGGTGAAATATTTCACTTAAAGGACTTataatacgatacgatacggtatGGGTAGGCATTCGAGTGTGCCAGGAAGGCAGCTAGCAGCTAACAGAGAAGATTGGCGGCGCAGCGTTTTGTGAAACTCGTCACCATCCGATGATGACCACGACCACTCTGTCAAGAGTGAAACGACTAAGAGAGGAGGAATAGGATACAATTTTGCCATAACTATTCTAGATTATAGCCTAAGATTCATGCCAAAGTTGATAATCCAAAAGTtaagaaaatatatgcaaatatGCCCATATTTAATTCAAGTACgccaaacttaaaaaaattatggccCGCCTGTTTAAGGTCCAGTTTCTAGAGTACTGAAACTTATATTTACTGTAGTTTGCTCactcatacaaaaaaaagtgtatCAAAGTATGAGTGCCACAGATAAGTAATACAATATGGAACAATAAACTCGAAAAACGATTGAAAAAAAGCAGTCAATGTTGTAAAGTTTGACTGTAGAGCTTAATAAACaaattcaatgaaaactatcACAAACATGATCAGATAAGCCGTTTTTTAGTTAAAAGTATTCCCTTAAAGTATGCCCTTATTTATGACCGGATTTTCGGAGGCAAGCTTATACTGTATTCGAAATAAAATTGccataattttacaaataaacgtattgtattgtattgtattaagcAACTGAACTGTGTatgttgtatactttccattgaaACTTATGTAGTTCGTGCAGTAGGTAAGTCggttaaattaaaagaaatatatataaatagctATGATGCTATGAACATATTTTTTGGGCAAccctataaatacctatatattcagaaaaatattgtatttgataaaataaaagtttcatcCGGTCATCAGTTCAGTGAAGGTCGATCTACTAGGGATCTTAGACTATAACTAACAATGTTTCTATTACCCACACCCCACACACCCCACACACCCCACACACCCCACACACCCCACATGAccttaatacttaaaaaaatttgaACAATTCTAGATGATACAGAATTTGACAAATCTTCAAAGAATGTGCCAGGAACTGTTTCTTTTCATGGAGGAGTTGGTAAAATATGATAGTGAAATAATGACTcaagataaaataagtaatgtaTCGAGAATCGCAATTGGCGAAAGTTGCCAGGCGGCCGGGTCGATGGCGATACCACCTTCAGTGATCGACAAATATCGTCGGCAACTGGTCGACGCCAGAAGACAACACATTATAAACACATATCTGCAGGGGCCACTAAAACCTCCGATCGACGTTGGGAAGGAAGTGGGTGAATCTTTTAACACAAAACTCACTAGAGCACCCAATATTCCAGACCAAGATGCTGATTTTATGGATCTCGCGCCAGATTTTATGTAAATCAGGTACCTTAAGTAATATCActggtaaataataataaacatatgaCTACCTACTAggggcctgtcagttgttcggaactgtcaaatttttgttctatctgacaggctgatatcgtccggcggactgataatcagtgggcccctttacaattCATTTAACTCCATTCGTCTGCCCCATTATCAATGtccataaatatatacctataataaactACCACAAAATATAaaggaagaaaagaaagaacatctatttgtaagaaaattaaaagaaacccttattaaCAAAAGCTATTACACTGTCgacgaatatttaaatgataagttttattacaatttaatatttttatttgtattaggtaTAAGTTAGGTTAAGTAATTTtgctaaaaaaagttatagagggaaatgcttggaacacaatttttgacttcgtagctttgcttggactagttaggtggtgaacatatcaaaagtccccggccgtaaccctggagctggggggggggggggggggggggttgaaggttccgattttcggtttttcgattatatctcggaaactatgcatctgagcgacttggccatttatacaaaatgaaaagagatttaatttgttacaagttttagtcaagtttttcgatatcttgtatagtttttgagatatccgctcttgaaggtttatttagggctctcatttttatcttgattatctacatcagtgaagctgctaggctgggtttggtatcgttttcgtataaatcggggctgctgaattcatttatggtatcaacattgacccCATTCCtaggtaaaaacatttttttttaatgttttttttaaactcctctttaagcttaaaccgctgaaccgatttcgttaaaatttggtatagagatggtttgagtcccgggacactacatacgatagtttttataaccaaaatcatcttttaagggtgtaaaaagtgggagtggaaatttgtatggggaatcaataaccgctgaacctattttaataatatttgggatggtctacgtgtttgatttagttaaaaatgataccaaacatgacttcaaacctaaattaaaacagtattaacctcaggaattcaacttcggcgaagaagctaaattcccctcacaccaaatttcacaccttcaaagtatgatttttgagactaaaactattatatcctgtctcgggacttaaaacatctatttaccaaacttcaactaaatcggttcagcggtttaagcgtaaagaggagttgaaaaaagttatttgtttaaggtttttgtttttactttggaaaggtgtcaatgttgataccataaatgaatttagcacccccgatttatacaaaaacgtaaccaaacccggcctagcagcttcactgatgtggataatcaagataaaaatgagggGTATTGCATGTAAGTGCGACCACGATTGTGCGACATATTTCTTTTAACGACACTGCAATTCTGCGAAGTGATACGGTGCGATATATCACTATTCGACGACACTATAGTCCGGCAGTATCTTTGAACGAAGTTAAATTGTGCGACATATATGTACGGCTCGACAATACTTATGATTCTTATGAAAGCAAAAAGCGTAggcaggtaggtaggttaggttcgttaggtagcttcagatgcccgaagggcaaaccgccctgaaataggagccccgcgaagcagggctccgtctagttgttgtgaaataaaaaatgtttttggaaaATGGGACCACGGTTAAAA
The Cydia strobilella chromosome Z, ilCydStro3.1, whole genome shotgun sequence genome window above contains:
- the LOC134754698 gene encoding uncharacterized protein LOC134754698, which gives rise to MLTSDARLVCSAFLLLFLLEGHETWMGSRKDKDLLIDMGRTLVYDLVRKAETVWGLKDDFGKYKTFGIGEKVYLIRTKMAQMLRLSMRSQNTYRTRTTAQMIQNLTNLQRMCQELFLFMEELVKYDSEIMTQDKISNVSRIAIGESCQAAGSMAIPPSVIDKYRRQLVDARRQHIINTYLQGPLKPPIDVGKEVGESFNTKLTRAPNIPDQDADFMDLAPDFM